The stretch of DNA CAAAGGCATTGTCAAGCTGTGTATCATCAGCTTCAAGTAGCTCGGTGAACGAGAAATAAGTCTGGGGCTCATATTCGTCCATACCGCCACAGCTAGTGTCATTCGACTGGTGATTAGCAGTGAAATCAGGAGGTGCAGCATATGCAACTCCTTGGGAAAAATCCCACCCCAATAGTTCTGAAGCATCAACGCTGTCAGCCTCCGAAAAAGAAATTTCATTCGTATGGCTGAAATTGATGTTTCCATTCCCTGGAGGTTGATTCTGGATATAATACTCATTCACAGGTCTACCAGTACTTTTTGCCTGTGCTCTTCTTACAGACAACTTCTGGTTACTTCCAGGGCCAAAGCTTGCCATGTTCATTGACAAATCAATGTCCATTCTATCATCCCCAATTGGTTCCACTATCCCATAAGAAGCAAGCAGTGGGTCCTGATCTGCTAAAGCAAAAGTCTCCTCACTAGATAGCATAGTTGACTGCGATGATGTAGCAACTGTTTGTTCACTTAATTCTGGTTCAGCCTTTGTGTTACCATCAGAATGAGGACAATGCGGTATGGCTCTCCTTCGGCACCTACAGCACCGGTATGCAACCAACTCACAAATCCTTTCTTCATCAAGTTGCAAGGCATCACCATGAAACCAATCTGTATGCAGGGATATCGAGATGTTAGAGGGAAAAAAAACTGAAAGATAACACAAAAAGGATAATGATCTAAACTACAGAAATGCTAGACTTACTTCTGCACTTCTCACAGCGTACATACAAGAAATCCGGAGAATAATCTTTGTCACAGAGACAACATGTTGGTCTTATTGATGAACCTATACTATCCTTGCTTTTAAGGATTACATCGTCTGCCCTGAACTTACTTCCGTCGTCCTTGTCGCTCTTATTTTTCTTCCATACAAGACCAAAATATGTGATCGCTTGAACTTTTTtaggtttcttttctttttctgacTTTTTAGCTTTTGTCTTTGGCAGAGCTTGGACACTAGTGATATTCTGAGTTGCCACCTTTGCAAGTGGCTGGGCTTCCACCTTCGCAGTTGGCTGGGTCTTCTCATTCATAATTGGCTGAGCTTCCACCTTCGCAAATGGCTGCGTTTTCACGTTCAAAACTGGCTGGGCTTTCACATTCATAGTTGGCTGGGCTCCCACCTTCACAAATGGCTGTGCTTTAATCTTTGGGACTAGCTGGGCTTCAACTTTGGGGGCAGATTCACCGGAATGAGAAGAACTAACCTTAAACACAATTCTGGGAGCAGTCACTGGTTGTTGGCCATTGCTCTTCTGTTGAGGCCGGATATAACTTGCATTTGTATTGTAACTAGTAAGCATAAGATTCCGCTTCTGGAGGCATAACTTGCATATCAAACTGGAAGTAGCACTGCTTCCTTTGTTAACAACAGAATTTGATGTACACTCTTTATGACAATTACCTGAAAGTTATTTTTAGATAGCAACAATGTGACCAAGTATTCAAAATATCAGAAATTGTTCAATTGTCTTCTTGAATATTACAaggaaaaattttgaaaacaaaTAATCTAAAGAGCACGACATAGATCAATACCTTGACAAGTGCTGCATTTAACAATATCCCTGCATGTGATCAACCAAAATACAAAAGGTCAGCATCTCAAAAATAATAAATGTATAATCAGTTTATTATCATCGTAACAAAGAGGTGAAGTAGAAAAACCTGTAGAGAACGTCCTTCTTGCATGAGGTGCAGGGATAGACTTCTCCTTTgtgaaaaagataagaaaagacaTCTCCCGCAGATGATTTTACTCGCCTTGGATATAAATTGGTAAAACAGTTAGAGTCCGAAATTCCTGGAGTAGGCAAGAAGGTGTGCAGCTCAAACTCTCGCAACATGTGCAATGGCACATGGTTTTCAGAAAACCACAATTTGCTATTTTCATCCTGATCACCTTCTGATTCCAAGATATTTTTTGTCACACGCACAGGAAGATGCTTTTGATTGCGAAACTTAAGTGCGTATCTTATCTTGTTatcaattatttttttatcacaGACTACAGCATTTCTGAGAGCAGAAAAGTCTGCATCAGAACTTTTTCCATCTGAAGGAATTTGATCTGGAGGGATGAATTCCTTCCATCTGATGTGGGCATCAAGATATCTAACCTGAGAAAAATGGATATTAGGTTCATGCTAAAGTAGGTTTAACGTACTGCTCTTTGCAACATCAGGACAGAAGTGCAAACCTGCAAAGCAAGTTGAGATGAAGTATGGCTCATTCCAACACATCCTCTCCAGATAAACTGCCGAGATCGTCTTGGAAAGTTGGAACCTTCATGGTAAGATAAACCTGCTATCCTTTGTTTACCACCTAGCAGATGACAAAACAAGTCAACTTGTTAATGTCTTGGACACTGATAGAGGATGAAATAAGACTACTAAGAGTTAAACCATGTAATACCTTGGCGGGCAGCTTTCCTTATGGTTGACTGTAGAAGAGCCCCCCTCTGCAAAGTACGTTTTGAAATATTTCCTCCGGTCCACCAAGTCCAGCTGTTGTCCTCATCAGTAGCAGTACTAGATTCAGATGCCAACGAACGTCTTCTGCCACGCCTTCCACCAACCCCACGTTTTTGGTATTGTGCAGGACGAGATGCTCCCATTGATGGACCAGGAGATTCCACAGGCCAATCGTCTATTGGCTTCAACCAGCTTGCACAAAATGCTACTCCACGGATGTTGCTTTCCAACTGCATAGAACATGTAACAATTTTTAAAACAACAATCAAATTCATCTCACAGCCATTTGTGGCAATAGCTTTTTCAGCTAGGCTATTTATCTTTCTTTCAATATCTTATTAGCATTTATTCAATATCCAACTTGATTATCCAGAAGCAATTAGTATGCAATATTATGGCATATTGGCATTTGGCATGCTACTATATATCCACTCTTTTGTTCTGCCTACAATATACATCATCATCTAGTCCTTCTAATTATCCAAGAGTTGTGCCAGTGAAGCACTAGATGGCATTGCTGCAACTTTTCTGTTCTTTCATCATCTTGGTCGTATATTGTATGTTCATGAGTTATCGCATTGGCTCTATTAGGATAATTTTTTTCATGTAAATTGTTTTTTACACCAGGTACAGTAGTCTTTGTTTCACTTTGCACAAATAATTTTATTTTGCACCCTGTTATGTTAAAACCTTCATGGTGCCTCATATAACACGATTGAAAACCATGAAACTTTCATTTCATGAGCCAAGTGTAATGGTCAAATTATTATTTGGGTAGATAGTCTTCAATAGCTCTTCTGCTTTTATCCTAGTTCAAAGTGAATGAATATGGCTTTACATGGGCAAAGTGCAATTTACTATATCTTTCAGTATTGAATCATTTTATTTCACAAAATGCCTCACTAGTCATTTCTGAGTCAAATATCAATGGTTTTTTGGAACAATTTTTCTAGATTCTAATGCTGTATTTAGAGTTAATTTCCTTTATTAAAAAATGCATGCAGGGATATTATGTATCTAGCTCAAGCTGAATAAGAAATCTGAACAATGTTATTCTATTTGATGCCCACCCCAAAGCTGCCAGCATTCAGAGTGTTATATGCTATATCACAACTTAGTTGTAGAATATTGAAAAGTACCAAAGGATGcccaaccaaaaaaaaatacagCTCACCTCAAGCAAGAGGGGTATTACAGTTCTGCAGTTGGAAGCCTCTTGTAGTTGTTGATGCCACCTTTTTTTCTGCTGCATGTCTTGTAGTGAACCAACCAAGAGGCCACGCAAACTCTCCTCCATGTTGGCTAAATAAGCAACAATACTAGGAAAATGGCTATCAGAACTTTTTATGACGCGCATGGCACTAAGAATTCGAGCAGAGCATTTAGCAGCATTTGTGGTGGCCATGTTAAGAAAACAAGCCTTTTTTGTTCCACTTGCCGAACTTCTACAAGCAATGCACCAACCACATCTATCTCTTGGGACTTCCATAAGCTTCTTTTCAGTACTTGGCCAAAGAAATTGTGTGGCTGCTGAAGAAAATGCTTTCAATTGTAGAGCATTGTCTGCAGCCATTTTCTTCCTTGTTTTTGCAGTCAGTTGGGATGCTGAAACTTTACCTTCATCGGATGTAATAACAGCTAGATTGGCAGCAGCAGATGCTGCAATGTTGCCATGATTGTAGAGATTCATGTAAGCTTGTGGTTTAAAAGAAGATAGTTTTGCTGCCTTGCCACCACTCATGTTTCCAGATCTTTCAGGAAACAGCTGAAGGTGGTGTTTACCTTGAGAAGATGGACAAAACAATCCTGCCGTCGCAGAAACGGTGGATGAGTCTGGATGGAATATACTCTGAGCTGGCTGCGCCTGTGCTATGTTAGACACACCTCTTACAATGGATCCATTCTGATGAGAAATTGAGGATACCACTGGTGGTCCAAAAGCTCCATTTCTGTGTGCATTATGTACATTATTCTGAGCTGACACAGTTTGCTTGCAAACTTCAGCATTCTTCTCGGTGACAGCACCAAAGCTTGACTTGCATTTTTGTTCCTCCAGGCTTTCGGCTGAGCAAACTGCGCTCTGATTAGCCACAAATTTCTGCTGCACATTTGTTTGAGGAAGCGCTGCTGTTTCTCTGGCCCCGCCATCTTTTAAAGCTGTCCAGACACTTCCATCTCCTGCTTTTATTGGAATAGAATTCAACATACTGGACCTTGGAGTATGGTTCACACCAACTTCTTTACctgttgctgatctctcacTATGATTTATACCTAGTAAATGCTTCCAATAGTCCTTTATTTGCCTGCATATGTCCACATATGCATCTGAAATAGCAAGTCTTTGGAAGACCTTGGCAACATCATACTGATTGTAATATCTTGCATAAGACTCTGCATCCAAAGCTGCTTCAATCCTGCAGTATTTGACGGAACAAATACAAAGGAAACAAATCATTAGTAAACCACTAAACCAACGTATTGCATGATTCATTTGCAAGAACTTACACCAGCAAATAGTTGCAGGTTCCTAAGAATAGTCTCCCACACATATCAATGCCAAACATTTGAGCTCCTCTTGCACCACGCTCAATTCTTGAAGAAGTTGGTCCAAGCTTGTTAACCACACATTCTGGACAGAACCAATCGCCCTGAGGAAGGAAAGCTTTGTTTTGACCAATACATCTCGAATGATATGCCCATGGGCAGCCATCACAGCATACCAAAGTTCCATCCATTCCACATATTcggcaatcatcactattgccaTCCTGGGACAGTACTGCTACAGCAGTTTCTGGATTTGTTACATTTGGAGCATTTTCGAGATTCTGGAAATCATTCGTATTTTTGTAAGCTGAGGCCTTTGCAGCTCTAGTTGAGACTCCTCTTGAAACAGCCTCCTGAAAGATGCTGGATTCTatctcatattccatctcctcatTGTAGCCTACTCGATTTTCCAGTTCAGTTTTGAGTTCTTCTGATTCATTCACATCATCGCAGAGTATTTGCAGCACCCTCAGCTTCATGGCAACAGGAAGTTTATAGTATTCGGCAACTAGGAGGCTTCTACCAAAACTCTTCCCCCCTAGATTTTTAATGGAACGCATCACATACAGGTACTCCAGTAAGAAATTCGGCCATGTCAATGCATCTAGTAATGTCCAATCCAGGTACCTACACACAGTTCCGGGGAAGTGGAAATAATGTCAGAATTTTAAGTACAGAAACACAACACCTACGAAATAGTTACTGTGGTTAAAAGTGGGTTGATAGAGTACGTACTTCAGGCAATCTGAAGCCTGTCGAGATCCTTCAGCAGATATAGATTCAAGATGCCGCCTCAGTGCCCGCAGTAGCGAGACATGCACAGCATCCAACAAGTTATTCTGCACGCTGCAATTAATGGCCGCAACAAAATCGTCCAGCCCAAATGGACTCAGGAACAGCTGCACACTGAATGACCGCAGGAAGTTATAAACAGAGAAGAGAGAACTTATGGACTCTTCTGGCACAGGAATGTCTCCTGATGACGGAGGCAACTCCACAGCCTGTACAGGAGGGCATGGATCAGATGTTTCGTCTCTAGTGAAATCCGATGAATTACTCGAAGATTCAACATCCTCAGACATATCCGAGCCAGACGCGCTATGCTGCAGCTCATCAGGCCTGGCAGGCATCTCGCATCCATCAACCCTCTGCCTAGTACTTGCTGGCTCTTTGACCTCCAAGACACTCCCCGACGAAACCAGCAAGTCTAGCTTCCTCTTCCTGCAGCTCACCTTCATGCCTAACGCACCATTATCATCCGACATGAGAAACTCCCGGAGCTGAGCAAGCCCCAACACCTCAGTATGTCCATCCTCAAACACCACACTGTAGACCCCAGCCGTGCTATCATAGGATGCAACCTTCCCAATAAGAATCCTCGCGTGCCCTGGAGCGCTCCGGCCAATGTAGCGGCCCACCAAGCATTCCCCTACCTCCTCTTTCACCTGTATTGCCCCAGCAGGTGCCGTAGTCCCTTGATTCACCACTCCGCCATCGCCTTCCTCCGTCTTAACCTCGCTTGCCACAGCCACTGCAGCGCACTCTTGTTCCTGAACATTGCCCTCTCCTTCCAGAACAGAGCTGTCATCCACCTCCATCTTCATTTCAGATACAACAAGACCCAAATCTTGCGGTGCCCCAAGAACACTCCCCACATTCACCTCCCTCACCGTAGAAGCTGCAGAGTAGTCCTTGCTTTCAGGGCCACCCCCGTCCACGTCCATCCCCGCTTGTTCAGATACCACAGGATCCACATCTCGCACTTCCCCCGCAATGCTGCCGTCAACTGCCCCATTCGCTGCAGTACCATCCCCGTTCGCTGCAGTACCATCAGGCTGCTCCTCGCCCACGGCACCACCCTCATCCACCTCGTCTGCCTGAGGCGCCGCAGGACGCTGCTCGCCCCCAGCGCCGCCTTCGTCAGCGTCGACCCCCGGCTCGCTCGCCGACGTCTCCGCATCACGCCCACGCTCCGCCGCCCCAGCCACAGTATCCGCGACAGGCTcctccgcagcagcagcagcagcagcgacgccAGAGCTCGTCCCCGCCATCGCCTCGTCACCGTCTGGCGGCGCGGCGGGGGAGGCGTCGGCGGGCGCCCGATCGGAACCCTCCCGTCCGGGCTCCGCGTCCATGGCGCGCGGCGAAAACCCTAGCGATTGCGGCCCCTACCGAACCATCCTCCTCTCGGCGAATCGTGCGGGGTCCGAGAGAGATTTCCGTTGGGGCTGGTGGAGCGGGAGCGAGAGCGGGGAGAGGCGGCGCCGACGCAGGGGTGAGTGGGGGTGGTGGGGGTGTGGCCGGGTACGAATCTGGTAGCTGCCGATCTCGCACTCTCGCGGCGCGGTGCGGCGGCAGCGAGAGGCCGGCGTGGGTGGACGGAGCGTGGAAGTGGAGGAGGGTACGGTACGCGTGCTGCTTCGGGGCTTTGCAAACCCTACTGCGGCGGCGTGCGGCGAGGAGTTGGGTGGTGGGAGAGGCGGAGATGATGGGTggaaggggaggggaggggagggaagAGAGGGAACTGGAACACGGCCGCTGCCAAAGGCAAAAAGGCCCGGGCCGGGCCGAAGCCGCGGAACCGACTCGACTCGACTCGACTCGACTCGCACGCACGCACCAGCCTGGCTCGCGTCACTCCGGGAGGTCCGTGCCGCACTTGTCGGGTCGTGCGGGTGCGGGGTCGGGGTCGGGGTCGGGTCGGTGGCGATACGAGAATAGCGCCGCCCGACCCACACgcggagggagggaggggatGCCGCGAcgctgccaggtggggccgtGCGGGTGGGTGGCTTTGCTTTTGCTTCGGCGCCTTCACTTCACGAGAGTTCGCGGGCGGCGGGCGCGGGGTGAGGCGGCAACGGAGAACGGACCCGGTGGGTGCGATGGTGGAGTCCTCGTCGTGTCCGCGGCGGCGACCTGGCTGAACCGGGTCAGCAGGGTGCGTGTGCGTTCCACCACCAGTCCAGGTGCAGGTCCAGACCAGCACGCACGGCACGGGATGGGACGACGGCTGCGGTGTCGACGGCCGCGAGGCTGGAGGAGGGaacgagggagggagggagggaggtgcGGCGAGTTtttcaaattcaaaaaaaaacccGGTGGAGGGAACCGAACTGAGCTGAGCTGCCCTGCGTCGGGTTGTTGTGTTGCTTGCTCGGTTATAGCCTTATAGGGCGGGCAGGGGGGCAACGGTTGGCTCGCGCCAAACGCCGGACTTCGACCTTGTGCCGCGTAGCACCTGCTTTGGTTTGCTCCTACTCTTGCTCTCGCGGCTCCTTTTGCGCTTTGGTTGTAACTTGTAACGCTTGTGCCCAGCTATCTGCCCACTGGTGAACTAGGCAGAGGTGTGCAGTGCTTGTGTGCACACCCCCTTGCCCCTTGGCCTTCTAGTTATATAGTATCTTtctttgcatatatatatatatatatatatatcaaactCTTTGATGTTTAGTTGTAGGCCATAGGGAGTGCTaactgctaaggatggtgtaaaaGTTCTACGTAGAACTAATGCGTTGTTGTCCTAAATGAGCTGAAAAGTTTGTGTCTCGGACAATTGGTCTCTCAACAATttaaaaccttttttttttcttttcacctAGACTCTCCTCGAATCTTATGCCTTGTTTGGTAGATCCCCTTCTGCTT from Sorghum bicolor cultivar BTx623 chromosome 8, Sorghum_bicolor_NCBIv3, whole genome shotgun sequence encodes:
- the LOC8074876 gene encoding DDT domain-containing protein PTM isoform X1; amino-acid sequence: MDAEPGREGSDRAPADASPAAPPDGDEAMAGTSSGVAAAAAAAEEPVADTVAGAAERGRDAETSASEPGVDADEGGAGGEQRPAAPQADEVDEGGAVGEEQPDGTAANGDGTAANGAVDGSIAGEVRDVDPVVSEQAGMDVDGGGPESKDYSAASTVREVNVGSVLGAPQDLGLVVSEMKMEVDDSSVLEGEGNVQEQECAAVAVASEVKTEEGDGGVVNQGTTAPAGAIQVKEEVGECLVGRYIGRSAPGHARILIGKVASYDSTAGVYSVVFEDGHTEVLGLAQLREFLMSDDNGALGMKVSCRKRKLDLLVSSGSVLEVKEPASTRQRVDGCEMPARPDELQHSASGSDMSEDVESSSNSSDFTRDETSDPCPPVQAVELPPSSGDIPVPEESISSLFSVYNFLRSFSVQLFLSPFGLDDFVAAINCSVQNNLLDAVHVSLLRALRRHLESISAEGSRQASDCLKYLDWTLLDALTWPNFLLEYLYVMRSIKNLGGKSFGRSLLVAEYYKLPVAMKLRVLQILCDDVNESEELKTELENRVGYNEEMEYEIESSIFQEAVSRGVSTRAAKASAYKNTNDFQNLENAPNVTNPETAVAVLSQDGNSDDCRICGMDGTLVCCDGCPWAYHSRCIGQNKAFLPQGDWFCPECVVNKLGPTSSRIERGARGAQMFGIDMCGRLFLGTCNYLLVIEAALDAESYARYYNQYDVAKVFQRLAISDAYVDICRQIKDYWKHLLGINHSERSATGKEVGVNHTPRSSMLNSIPIKAGDGSVWTALKDGGARETAALPQTNVQQKFVANQSAVCSAESLEEQKCKSSFGAVTEKNAEVCKQTVSAQNNVHNAHRNGAFGPPVVSSISHQNGSIVRGVSNIAQAQPAQSIFHPDSSTVSATAGLFCPSSQGKHHLQLFPERSGNMSGGKAAKLSSFKPQAYMNLYNHGNIAASAAANLAVITSDEGKVSASQLTAKTRKKMAADNALQLKAFSSAATQFLWPSTEKKLMEVPRDRCGWCIACRSSASGTKKACFLNMATTNAAKCSARILSAMRVIKSSDSHFPSIVAYLANMEESLRGLLVGSLQDMQQKKRWHQQLQEASNCRTVIPLLLELESNIRGVAFCASWLKPIDDWPVESPGPSMGASRPAQYQKRGVGGRRGRRRSLASESSTATDEDNSWTWWTGGNISKRTLQRGALLQSTIRKAARQGGKQRIAGLSYHEGSNFPRRSRQFIWRGCVGMSHTSSQLALQVRYLDAHIRWKEFIPPDQIPSDGKSSDADFSALRNAVVCDKKIIDNKIRYALKFRNQKHLPVRVTKNILESEGDQDENSKLWFSENHVPLHMLREFELHTFLPTPGISDSNCFTNLYPRRVKSSAGDVFSYLFHKGEVYPCTSCKKDVLYRDIVKCSTCQGNCHKECTSNSVVNKGSSATSSLICKLCLQKRNLMLTSYNTNASYIRPQQKSNGQQPVTAPRIVFKVSSSHSGESAPKVEAQLVPKIKAQPFVKVGAQPTMNVKAQPVLNVKTQPFAKVEAQPIMNEKTQPTAKVEAQPLAKVATQNITSVQALPKTKAKKSEKEKKPKKVQAITYFGLVWKKNKSDKDDGSKFRADDVILKSKDSIGSSIRPTCCLCDKDYSPDFLYVRCEKCRNWFHGDALQLDEERICELVAYRCCRCRRRAIPHCPHSDGNTKAEPELSEQTVATSSQSTMLSSEETFALADQDPLLASYGIVEPIGDDRMDIDLSMNMASFGPGSNQKLSVRRAQAKSTGRPVNEYYIQNQPPGNGNINFSHTNEISFSEADSVDASELLGWDFSQGVAYAAPPDFTANHQSNDTSCGGMDEYEPQTYFSFTELLEADDTQLDNAFGMSAGLQGDSNGTGSFVQQGVGFDELSFMVEDGASNMNFPTNDPTPDEVACNKCMNTQPPPDLKCAVCDLHIHRHCSPWDEGEEPVDSSNWSCGGCREWR
- the LOC8074876 gene encoding DDT domain-containing protein PTM isoform X2; its protein translation is MDAEPGREGSDRAPADASPAAPPDGDEAMAGTSSGVAAAAAAAEEPVADTVAGAAERGRDAETSASEPGVDADEGGAGGEQRPAAPQADEVDEGGAVGEEQPDGTAANGDGTAANGAVDGSIAGEVRDVDPVVSEQAGMDVDGGGPESKDYSAASTVREVNVGSVLGAPQDLGLVVSEMKMEVDDSSVLEGEGNVQEQECAAVAVASEVKTEEGDGGVVNQGTTAPAGAIQVKEEVGECLVGRYIGRSAPGHARILIGKVASYDSTAGVYSVVFEDGHTEVLGLAQLREFLMSDDNGALGMKVSCRKRKLDLLVSSGSVLEVKEPASTRQRVDGCEMPARPDELQHSASGSDMSEDVESSSNSSDFTRDETSDPCPPVQAVELPPSSGDIPVPEESISSLFSVYNFLRSFSVQLFLSPFGLDDFVAAINCSVQNNLLDAVHVSLLRALRRHLESISAEGSRQASDCLKYLDWTLLDALTWPNFLLEYLYVMRSIKNLGGKSFGRSLLVAEYYKLPVAMKLRVLQILCDDVNESEELKTELENRVGYNEEMEYEIESSIFQEAVSRGVSTRAAKASAYKNTNDFQNLENAPNVTNPETAVAVLSQDGNSDDCRICGMDGTLVCCDGCPWAYHSRCIGQNKAFLPQGDWFCPECVVNKLGPTSSRIERGARGAQMFGIDMCGRLFLGTCNYLLVIEAALDAESYARYYNQYDVAKVFQRLAISDAYVDICRQIKDYWKHLLGINHSERSATGKEVGVNHTPRSSMLNSIPIKAGDGSVWTALKDGGARETAALPQTNVQQKFVANQSAVCSAESLEEQKCKSSFGAVTEKNAEVCKQTVSAQNNVHNAHRNGAFGPPVVSSISHQNGSIVRGVSNIAQAQPAQSIFHPDSSTVSATAGLFCPSSQGKHHLQLFPERSGNMSGGKAAKLSSFKPQAYMNLYNHGNIAASAAANLAVITSDEGKVSASQLTAKTRKKMAADNALQLKAFSSAATQFLWPSTEKKLMEVPRDRCGWCIACRSSASGTKKACFLNMATTNAAKCSARILSAMRVIKSSDSHFPSIVAYLANMEESLRGLLVGSLQDMQQKKRWHQQLQEASNCRTVIPLLLELESNIRGVAFCASWLKPIDDWPVESPGPSMGASRPAQYQKRGVGGRRGRRRSLASESSTATDEDNSWTWWTGGNISKRTLQRGALLQSTIRKAARQGGKQRIAGLSYHEGSNFPRRSRQFIWRGCVGMSHTSSQLALQVRYLDAHIRWKEFIPPDQIPSDGKSSDADFSALRNAVVCDKKIIDNKIRYALKFRNQKHLPVRVTKNILESEGDQDENSKLWFSENHVPLHMLREFELHTFLPTPGISDSNCFTNLYPRRVKSSAGDVFSYLFHKGEVYPCTSCKKDVLYRDIVKCSTCQGNCHKECTSNSVVNKGSSATSSLICKLCLQKRNLMLTSYNTNASYIRPQQKSNGQQPVTAPRIVFKVGAQPTMNVKAQPVLNVKTQPFAKVEAQPIMNEKTQPTAKVEAQPLAKVATQNITSVQALPKTKAKKSEKEKKPKKVQAITYFGLVWKKNKSDKDDGSKFRADDVILKSKDSIGSSIRPTCCLCDKDYSPDFLYVRCEKCRNWFHGDALQLDEERICELVAYRCCRCRRRAIPHCPHSDGNTKAEPELSEQTVATSSQSTMLSSEETFALADQDPLLASYGIVEPIGDDRMDIDLSMNMASFGPGSNQKLSVRRAQAKSTGRPVNEYYIQNQPPGNGNINFSHTNEISFSEADSVDASELLGWDFSQGVAYAAPPDFTANHQSNDTSCGGMDEYEPQTYFSFTELLEADDTQLDNAFGMSAGLQGDSNGTGSFVQQGVGFDELSFMVEDGASNMNFPTNDPTPDEVACNKCMNTQPPPDLKCAVCDLHIHRHCSPWDEGEEPVDSSNWSCGGCREWR